One Chanodichthys erythropterus isolate Z2021 chromosome 22, ASM2448905v1, whole genome shotgun sequence DNA window includes the following coding sequences:
- the LOC137012598 gene encoding olfactory receptor 8G17-like: MDNLTFTNSILLMEGLKVTSQSSQPVFILLLLTYVFTMVSNIGLIFLISTEKNLHDPMHFLFCNLPLNDILGTTVIMPRLLQDILRDTSERYISYAECVIQAYFVHVFTVACHYVLMIMAFDRYVAICNPLRYTSIMTNKMVIKLSAFAWGLAIILVTIMIGLTLRLSHCRYKIENPFCDNASLFKLSCENVVINNVFGLVYTIVVLSMSAMCIFITYVKIATVCISSKNKTLNSKAIKTCSTHLAVYLIMCVSGATFIFLHRFPEYSDSRKLASIMFHIVPPGLNPLVYGLQTKEIRQKIVKHWCRKK; encoded by the coding sequence ATGGACAACCTgacattcacaaacagcattCTCCTCATGGAGGGACTGAAAGTTACATCTCAGTCATCTCAACCTGTTTTCATCCTCCTTCTCTTGACTTATGTCTTTACAATGGTATCAAACATTGGACttatatttttgatatcaacaGAGAAGAATCTGCATGACCCAATGCATTTTCTATTCTGCAACTTGCCACTGAATGACATACTAGGAACCACTGTCATTATGCCACGCTTGCTGCAGGATATTTTAAGGGACACCTCAGAGCGCTATATATCATATGCAGAGTGTGTTATTCAAGCTTATTTTGTGCATGTATTTACAGTAGCATGTCACTATGTGCTGATGATCATGGCCTTTGACAGATATGTGGCTATTTGTAATCCATTGCGATACACATCTATAATGACCAATAAAATGGTCATTAAATTATCAGCATTTGCTTGGGGCCTGGCAATTATTTTAGTGACAATTATGATAGGACTCACTCTGCGTCTGTCTCACTGTAGGTATAAAATTGAAAACCCTTTCTGTGACAATGCCTCACTGTTTAAACTGTCCTGTGAAAATGTAGTCATAAATAATGTGTTTGGACTTGTTTATACCATTGTTGTACTCAGTATGTCAGCGATGTGTATTTTCATAACATATGTCAAGATTGCTACTGTATGCATAagcagcaaaaacaaaacactcaaCAGCAAAGCCATAAAAACCTGCAGCACTCATTTAGCTGTTTATTTAATCATGTGTGTTTCTGGAGCTACTTTTATTTTCCTTCATCGTTTTCCTGAATACTCTGACAGCAGGAAACTAGCTAGTATAATGTTTCACATTGTACCACCGGGATTAAATCCCTTAGTATATGGTTTACAAACCAAAGAGATAAGACAAAAGATTGTAAAACACTGGTGTAGAAAAAAGTGA